The DNA region GGACTAAATCATATCTAGTCTTTTAAGTGCTTTACCTGACATATTCTCCCTCAAGTCTCCGTTCGCCATGTATTCGTAAATCAAAGCCAAGTTATCTCCATCATCACAGTAACCCACAAGTCCCACCAAATGCCTATGGTGAACTCTTAAAAGAAGTTCAACctaagaaaaataacaaattgaCCATTCATGATTAAGGAACAGATCATTAAACTGGACTAACCGATCCATTTCTTGTTTAAGTACCTCTGCTTTGAACTCCTTGTATCCTTGAGCTGATGAATGAGAGAGCATTTTAACAGCTACTTGAGCATCATCCAAGTTTCCATGATACACTGTTCCAAACCCTCCTTTACCAAGAACTCTCTCAAAGTTATTAGTCATCTTAAGTACCTCTGGATACGTGATCTTACGTTCCTTTGTCATGATTGATGGATTGGATGATCTTGTCTCACTTTTAACTATACCAGAAGCGACTGATGGAGGTCCAGGAGCTGTAAAAcacaccaaaatattttaaatgaatagagaaaaaaactagaaaagttTTCATTATCCATCAAAGAGCTGGTGGTGATTTATATATACCTTTAGTATTTTTTGCACTTTTCCTTTTAATGACGAAATATATAGCAAAAATAACTAGAAGAGCGAACACGCCAGCCACGGACGCTGCGATAGCAACCACTGGAAcctttttactctcttttttgggATTCAGATTCTGGTTTTCACCCAAGCTGTGGTCAGTAGAAGTGATGGAAAACCGGAAAAAGGAAAGTAAAAGATTAGATAAGTTTAGTGTGCCACTACATTAGAAATGTTGAAGAGTGTATGATCATCTTACATTAGTGTTAATGAGTTACTGTTTACCCTTTCTTGAAGAGAGTCTGGAATTGCTGTGAGATTAAGCCTCGGGTTCCCGCTTAAGTTTCTGTGAATGAAAAAGACTGATTCTTTTAAAGCAGAACAAAAACAGAAGCTAGAGGGTTGTGAAAGAAAAAGCTCACATGAGTTTCAACAACTTCATATCAGCAAAAAACGCTGGAATCTCTCCTGATAAATCGTTATTTGATAAATCTCTGTCCATTAATCAGAGAAAAGCAAAGTTTTTTGCAGAGTTTAGTACATACTACATACTCCTATAGCAATAAAGCATACTAACATTTATTGATGTTATAATTCGGATGCTTACAGTACTGTCAACTGTGTTAGCTTGGATATGTCTGATGTTATGGAACCCGTCAACTCGCTCGCATTCAAGTTCCTAATGtttgtgagacaaaaaaaaaaaagtatttccaTAATCGTTAGAATATGTGAAAGCACCAAAACCAGAGAACATTGTGATGAAGAATTAATACAGAACATACAAAGATATGATCCGTGATGCCTCAGAGTCCGGATAACTGCAGTTTACACCTTCCCACAGATAAATCTGAGGAGCACATGGATCTCCTTGCCAGCTTATCTTTTTGCTCAAACCATATGTTTCCTTGATGTTCATCATAGCAGTAACTGATCAATCACATTCAAAACTCATCtcacaaaccaaataaaagttttaaaagacaAGAATGGCATATATAAGAACACGTTATACTTACCTTCATCTTTGTTTGTCTCTAGCTGTAGAAGGTCTACAACTGTATAAATCTCGAGGGCAttgagaagaggaggaagagtgGAGTTACCCGTCATTGCGAAAGTGAAATTAAATATCCCATTTGAAGAACTCACAGCCTTTGGATTGGAGAATATCGAAATGCTGAGTTTGGATGGTCTCAAATAGCTGTACCAACGTATGCCTTCATTGTAAGTAATGTTGAATTCTCTAATGTCACTAGCTTTTAGATTCTGAACTTCGGCGaaatgcatgtatatatatgattgtgcAGTGATGTCATCAAGCTCCCACCATAAGTGCCATGGTTGACTAGCATTTTTAGGGACAGCAGCAGTCTTCATCACGGATTGAGGCACATCGTAGATGTTACTTGTATCGACCGGTAGGTCTGTGCTTATTGAGACGGTTTCGTTATCTGTGTATGAATTCCATACTCGGTCATGTATGTCTTCATCATACCTGAAGAGATGGTCCTATTTAGttaactcaagaaaaaaaaaacacacaaagagcAACTTTATTGTTGcctaaaaatattattagttattacctGATGAAAGATGAAGAAGTGGATGGAAAGTATACTCTGGCGAACAACGTCAATGATCCGCTTTGGGTGGCATAAGTTTCATTGTTCAATGGACGAAACTCCAGGGACGAAATGAATGGTGTCGTCGGTCCAGTTTTAACAAGACAAACTTGAAGACTATTTTGTGGTATGACATGGATTATCTCATGCATAGAAGTATTTGTAACTCCTCGTATTTTAACAGAAGACCATTTATTAGGACCGATATGAAGATCAAAGCTTGGTAACTGATTCAGACCGTCGTAGTTCCCATAGACAAAGGTTCCTCTAATCAAATATTTGCGACTTGCCGTGAGGTTGACGTTATAACAGTTTCTTTGACCTACAGGGAAGCTTCTCAAGGCCCAAACTTGTTGCTGAAAGAGAGTCTTGTATGCATCATTGATTTTTCCAACCAATCCACTGTCGATGTAATCCGCGTCTGATTTGTACGTAATATTCGTGGACCTCTCCACATAAGTAGTTTCCTTAGGCACCAACCCACAATCCAAGCTGATGAATCCTGTTCATGATCAACACCAAGAAATATAAATCATCAAGAGAGAAcacttttcatgttttaattatgTGCAAAACAGAGTAATCCAAAAAAACATCGTCATGTTCTCATGAACCTGCTTGATTTTGAGCTTCGACTGATCTCAAAACGGTAAAAGCTATgatcaaaagaagcaaaaaccaATGAAGAGTCTTCATATTTTTTGGGTAGGTGGTCTGGTTCAGAGGCTATTATTATTCATTGTTCATTTCTGTTAATGGGCAAAAAGGCTGAAGATGATATAATATTGGTCAATTCATGCtaaaagtctttttaaaattagattatTCAGGTGAATATAACAATACCCTTACATGCCTACGACATTCTTTCAGGTCACAGGCGTGGGAAGGTTCAAATTCTATCTACTAAGattaaatgaaatatgaaatcaaatatataaaacgatacgaaaaatcaaacaaaacaatattgcaaagttaaaaataaacaaagggaGAACAAGTAAAACGAGCCACTTGCAGTTGGAGAGAGTCTTATACTTATATTTTCGTTTAGCCAAAATCAATCCACAAATGACAAAAGTTAGTAGTGGTCCGAAACTCTCTTATATGCCCTTCAGAGACTAGATCACCACACCGTTGACTAAGTCAACTCATAGTAAGACGTTGTAATTTCCAGATATGAGACGTGCATTAAACCGCAACCATAGAATGATCTTACGTGCTCGTTGACGTTGACTTTTGTATGGCATTGGTTGATATGTCGTCTCTTTGTGTCATTTTGGTTCTGGATGGATTCTCAAAAGTCAACGATCATAAGGCTTTGTAGTGTCTCTTGTAAGTTGTAATTATAAGGGACATGTACAACTAAACGTATTACGTATGGATAAATCAGTACAACCTCCAATGATATTAGTTAGACGTTGACTTCTAATTTGTAGGGATCCGAAAATGAGCCTTCACTAGTTGTGTGGTCGATGAATTCAATACttcatttttgaataaaaactcttaaacaaatatatatatatatgtctatatagTTTATCaggaaagaaatattttttaaagaatatttacTGAAGATGGAGCATAGAGGTAAGTAggttagaaaaaaaagtaagaaagagaaaaaaataaatctcgCAACTGAGAGATTTTGAGAACTTTTCTAAAAATTCATTTTACACATGTAGttgtataattatattgatttttgattttatttataatttaaattttaaatcaatataaaattatattaaaaattttaaaataatatatttgagagaCTAAAATGAGTTCTCTCCACTAGAAATGCTCTTACATTCATTTTGATTTGTGTCAAGCTGCAAAATGTTTAAGCCTATGTCTCAGAATGTTTAAGCCTTTATATGCCTCGAGGCCGTTCATAAGTAAGGATAATTGAGTTACCTATAAAGAAGCACTCATATAGAAAACTTAGTTTTATACAAAGGAATAGAATGTTCATTGTGTCTTTAAAACATTGGGAATTCACAATGGAAAATAGCTTTCCATGAAATCACATCAACAATATTCTCAAGCGCTGCATCATCAAATCATCTGGCTCGAGGGGAAAATTCAGAAGCAGAAGTGTGACTAAAATCAACAGAACGTCTTGTGTACATATCTTCACTACCTTGTCGCCTGGCATTTTCTAAGGCCACACATTCGTTTAGCTCCATCACAACGTGTGCCATTGTTGGTCTCCGTTTCGAAGACGGATTCACACATGCCATAGCCAGCTCTACAATCTTCCACGCACCATTTGTGTCATAGTCCCCCATCAGTTTTGGGTCAACGATGCTCTTTAGGTCTCCATTAGTGAGCATGAACCCAACCCATTCACTGATATGAGGTATCTCTCGGGTTTTATCTATCACAGGTTGGTTTGTGACTATCTCTAATAGCACTACGCCAAAGCTGTATACGTCACTCTTCTCGCTTAGCCAGTTTGTTTTGTAATACCTGATAGAGTGTGGAAGTATTATACTAACATTCTTAATTACTCTTTTGAGctacacaacaaaaataagCGATTGTAATTGATTGATTCACTCACTCAGGGTCTAGGTAACCAGGTGTGCCCGCAACCACAGTTGAGACATGGCATTCGCCATCGATTGGAAAAGATCTAGAGAGCCCAAAGTCGGCTAGCTTTGCTCCAGAATGCTCATTCAATAATATATTGGTACTTTTAACATCTCTATGGACCATAAGAGGCCTACATCCATTGTGAAGATACTCCAATCctattaaaaaattttgttgGGTTTGTAACAATTAGTTTTTCTATCATACAACCAAACATAGATTGTTGTTCAATGAAGAGAAAACAAGTCAAGATTATGTTCACCTTGTGCTGCCTCTACAGCTATTTTCATCCTATTTCCCCAGGTTAGGACACGTCCACCGCGTTTTCCTGTATCAAATGTTTTTGAGAGTTGGATTCTACTAAATTAAAGTCTCTTACTTAAAGTCTTACCTAACATATTCTCCCTTAGGTCTCCATTAGCCATATATTCATAGATCAGAGCCAAGTTATCACCATCATCACAGTAACCCACAAGTCCCACCAAATATCTATGGTGAACTCTTAAAAGAAGCTCCACCTAAGAAAGATAGAGAAATGACCATTTCATAACTGAGAACTTAAtgcaataaaagaaaagaaccaaaCTGATCCTTTTATAGATAAAGTACCTCTGCTTTGAACTCTTTATAACCTTGAGCTGATGAATGAGAGAGCATTTTCACAGCTACTTGAGCATCATCAAAGTTGCCATGATACACTGTTCCAAAGCCTCCTTTACCAAGAACTCTTTCGAAGTTATTAGTCATATTCAATACCTCGGGGTATGTAATTCTACGTTCCTTTGTTACAATTGATGGATTGAATGATGGTGTCTCATTTTCAACTATAACGGTAGGGACTGATGTTGGTCCTGAAGCTGTAAAATCGcacaaaaatgtgtaaaatgaATAGAGAAAACTTTTCATATTTCATTAATCATTAGTACCGGTGGTGATTCATACCCTTAGCATGTTTCTCGTATTTCCTTTTAAGGACGAAAAAGATGGCCAATATAACTAGCAGAGCGAATACGCCAGCCACTGAAGCTACGATAACAACCATTGGAACCTTTTTACTCTTGCCATTGTGGGTTACGGTTACAGCTTTACTCAAACTGTAACCAGTAAAAGTGATGGaaaaccggaaaaaaaaatacatggaGGCATGAAGTTTATTATAACATGCAAAGCATTTTGACaggaaatttaatataatttaaatcaCTCAAAACTAAGTTTTAAGATTGATTCAAGtgaaatataaaacataatacaTTAGTGTTAAAGATTTGCTATTTATTCTTTGTTGAAGAGAGTCTGGAATTGTGCTATCGAGACCAAGATTTCCACTTAAGTTTCTGCAAATGAAAAAGTTGAAGCTTTCAGAACATAAGACAAACGAATAAAAGCAAAGggtgttgataaaaaaaaaagctcacaaGAGTTTCAACAACTTCATATCAGCAAAAAAAGCTGGAATCTCTCCTGATAAATCGTTTTTTGATAAATCTCTGTCCATTgagggagaaagaaaaagtttgtACAGAGAAATAAATGAAAGCATTTCGAATATTATTAACCTCATCGGTGTGACACTTACAGCTCGATCAACTCTGTTAGCTTGGATATTTCAGGTGTTATGGAACCGGTCAGCTTGTTTTCTGCCAAGTTCCTATAATGTAATGTTGTCAAACAGTGAAGTCATTATAAGAGTTAGAAAATGCGAAACCTTGAAATAGAAATAACCATGAGATGAAGAATACAGAACATACAAGGATATGATCCGAGGTGGCTCAGAGTCTGGATAACTGCAGTTTAAACCTTCCCACCGATAAGACTGAGGAATACATGGATCTCCTTGCCAGCTAACCTTTTTGCTCAAGTCATACGTTGTCTTAATGTTTACCATAGCAGAAACTGATTCAAAAACCAGACAGTTAAACAATAGAAAACTATGGTAAAATAATGGGTTAAGAACATGGTTAATCTACCTTCATCTTGATCTGTCTCCAGTTCTAGAAGGTCTAAGGCTTTATAAATCTCGAGACCAttgagaagaggaggaagagttgAGTTACCGGTCATCGTGAGAGAGAAACTGAAATTCCCATCCGGAGAACTCATAGCTGTTTGACTGAATAAAGTTGTTATCTCGAGCTTTTCAGGCCTAAAATAGGAGTACACATTCTTGCCACCATTATAAGTAATGTTGAATTCTCTGATCTCACCATCCTTAAGAGTCTGGATTTCAGCGAAATGCATGTATACATATGATTGTGCAGTGATGTTGTCAAGAGTCCAATCAAAGCTCAGAGGCTGACTAGCATTTGCAGGTACAGCGGCAGTCTTTGCCACAGCTTGTGGCACATCATAGAGGTTACCTGTATCGACCAAAAGGTCTGTGCTTATGGGCACCGATTCGTTATGTAAGTGTCGAATCCAGATTCGATCATGGAAATCCTCATCATACCTTAAAAAACGAGGAAAAGCCACAGGACTCAAATTTGTTAGCTCAAAagtcaaaatcacaaaacaaaacaagatgtTGTTTGTAGCTTTTTCCACGTGGTTGTTGCATTTGGATACAAATTTTTCATCCTAAGATATCAACTGCATATAAGCAAACGCAAAGGGCTAAATTACAATTTGAAAAAGAGTTTTCTTTACCTAACGAACGATGGAGTGGGTGAAAAGAAAACTCTTGCGAACCCAATCAGCGATCCACTTTGCGTGAGGTAAGTATTATTGTTCAATGGACGAAGTTCCAGTGACGAAATAAACGGTGTCGTTTCACCTGTCTTAACAAGACAAATTTGAAGACGGTCTTGTGTTAAGACATGGATCATCTCGTGGATGGCACTACCGTTTCCTATTCCATCCATTTTAATAGAAGTCCATTTGTTTGGACCAATGTGAATGTCAAACTTGGGGATTTGATTTAGGCCATCGTAATTCCCATATATAAAGGTTCCTCTGATCAGATATTTACTCTTAGCGGTAAGGTTGAAGTTGTAACAGTTTCTTTTACCGTCAGGGAAACTTCTTAAGGTCCAAGCCTGTTGCTGAAGCAACGGTTTATACTCATCCCTGATCCTCCCGACCAATCCACTATCGATATAATTTGCATCTGATTTGTACGTTATATTTGTCGTCTTCTCCGTAAAAGTTGTGCTTTTAGGGACTAACCCACAAGCCAAACTGATGAATTCTGTTCATGCATGATCAACACCATAAATAacaatattaaagaaaataaatccataGGGTTTCCTAATATCTAAATAGGAATCAAAGAAGGAAATAGCTGTAGGAACCTGATTGATCTTGAGCTTGAACTGATTCAAAAATGCCATTAGCTATGGTCAAGAAGAGCAAAAACCCATGAATAGacttcatgttttgttttttttttcgaagtGGATGCTATGATTAATCAGAGGAGGTTATGATTCATCGTTCATTGTTCTTGATTGGCAAATATTGAGATACACATTATATTGGTCAACTGATTTGGCTCTCCATAGGTTGTAAGCTTTGTGCTAAGTCTTCATTCTTCAGTATTAGATTATTATATTCAGGTGGTTATTACAGTAAAAGTTACGTGTCTACGACATTCTTTCTGTTTTCAGGCGTTGGAGGGTGCCCAAATCGTATTTTATTGGGTAGGAcgttaaaaatttgaaatctagCTAGTATTATCTATATCACcatttattttgaaaactaGTGAGTTTACTGTTAACGAGTTTACTTATTCTTAAATGTTACCAAGATTCAAGGCGTCCCTTATACCACAGACTACTAATACCATACATATCAATTTCTTGGATTCCAAGAATGTTAAACATAATAGAGACTAATACTTTTTAGGTAAATTTACAGAGCTATCTTATACATTTTCAATATGAACAgtagatttttataaaagacAATAGCTTTAGCTTCACATCACATACAAGATTTTTCAATTTACCTTGCTCTAGGagcaaaatcagaaaaagaggATGGACTGAACTCAACAGAATCCTTTGTGTACGTCTCTTGACTACCCTGTTTCCTTTCTATCTCGAAAGCCAGACATTCGTTTAGCTCCATCACCACGTGTGGCATCGTCGGTCTACGGCTTGAAGACGGGTTTACACATGCTAGAGCCAACTCTACGACCTTCCAAACACCGTTTGTTTCATAGTCATCCATCAGTTTTGGGTCAACAATACTCCTGATGTCCCCATTGGTGAGCATGGATCCAACCCATTCTGTAATGTGAGGTCTCTCTCTGGTTTTATCTGTCACAGGCTGGTTTGTGACTAATTCTAATAGCACTACACCAAAACTGTATACGTCACTCTTCTCGCTTAACCAGTTTGTTCTATAATACCTGAAAAATcatacaagagagagagagatattacAATTCACAATTCTTCATTACTAATTTTAGTATAACGAAAATGATTCGTTCACTCACTCAGGGTCGAGGTAACCAGGTGTTCCTGCAACGACGGTCATAACATGAGATTCACCATCAACCGGAAAAGATCTCGAGAGTCCAAAATCGGCTAGTTTTGCTTGAGACCGCTCATTCAGTAAGATGTTAGTTGGTTTCACATCTCTATGAACCATAGGAGGTCTACATCCATTGTGAAGATATTCCAATCCTGTTACAAATGGTTATTGTTTATGTCAATCTTGCTTTTAAGACAACCAGATAAGAAGATAAGTTGTgtcatgaaaagaaaataagtcatAATTTTGTTCACCTTGTGCTGCCTCTACAGCtatttgcattcttgtttccCAGCTTAGAACATTGACACTAAGTTTTCCTGTACCGAGATTTAAATGTTTAAGAATGTGGAAGGAGATAAATTTTACTAAATAAGAGTCTTTTATGTTAAAGTGTTTACCTGACATATTCTCCCTCAAGTCTCCGTTTGCCATGTATTCGTAAATCAAAGCCAAGTTATCTCCATCATCACAGTAACCCACAAGCCCCACCAAATGTCTGTGATGAACTCTCAAAAGAAGCTCGACCTGATGAAGATAACAAAGTGACCCTTTCATGATTGCGAAACTTAATgccaatttaaaaataaattggaCTAACCGATCCATTTCTTGATAAAGTACCTCTGCTTTGAACTCCTTATACCCTTGAGCTGATGAATGAGAGAGCATTTTCACAGCTACTTGAGTATCATCCAAGTTTCCATAATAGACTGTTCCAAACCCTCCTTTACCAAGAACTCTCTCAAAGTTTTTAGTCATCTTTAGTACCTCGGAATAAGTGAACTTGCGTTCCTTCGTTATGATTGATGAACCGGATGATCTTGTCTCACTTTTAACCGTACCGGTAGTGACTGATACGGGTATTAAAGCTGTAAATGCCAAACGAAGTGAATAAAAATCTAACAACGTTTCATTTTCATTAGTCTTCAAGACTAGTCATACCTTCATTAGTTTTCCGTTTTTTCCTTATGACGACAAAAACAATAGCCAAGATAAGTAGCAGAGCAAACACACTAGCCACTGATGCTGCGATAGCAACCACAGTTTTACTACTTTTTCCTGTTCCATCTCTACTGCAATCAGTAAAGGTGatgtgaaatgaaaaaaaaaaagaaggttagACACTATATGTAGACACTGTTGCACATGAGTCAAAACTACTTTTTCTGCCATTAAAAAAGGTTGAGAATGAATcca from Camelina sativa cultivar DH55 chromosome 3, Cs, whole genome shotgun sequence includes:
- the LOC104778110 gene encoding probable LRR receptor-like serine/threonine-protein kinase At1g51860, producing the protein MKTLHWFLLLLIIAFTVLRSVEAQNQAGFISLDCGLVPKETTYVERSTNITYKSDADYIDSGLVGKINDAYKTLFQQQVWALRSFPVGQRNCYNVNLTASRKYLIRGTFVYGNYDGLNQLPSFDLHIGPNKWSSVKIRGVTNTSMHEIIHVIPQNSLQVCLVKTGPTTPFISSLEFRPLNNETYATQSGSLTLFARVYFPSTSSSFIRYDEDIHDRVWNSYTDNETVSISTDLPVDTSNIYDVPQSVMKTAAVPKNASQPWHLWWELDDITAQSYIYMHFAEVQNLKASDIREFNITYNEGIRWYSYLRPSKLSISIFSNPKAVSSSNGIFNFTFAMTGNSTLPPLLNALEIYTVVDLLQLETNKDEVTAMMNIKETYGLSKKISWQGDPCAPQIYLWEGVNCSYPDSEASRIISLNLNASELTGSITSDISKLTQLTVLDLSNNDLSGEIPAFFADMKLLKLINLSGNPRLNLTAIPDSLQERVNSNSLTLILGENQNLNPKKESKKVPVVAIAASVAGVFALLVIFAIYFVIKRKSAKNTKAPGPPSVASGIVKSETRSSNPSIMTKERKITYPEVLKMTNNFERVLGKGGFGTVYHGNLDDAQVAVKMLSHSSAQGYKEFKAEVELLLRVHHRHLVGLVGYCDDGDNLALIYEYMANGDLRENMSGKRGGNVLTWENRMQIAVEAAQGLEYLHNGCRPPMVHRDVKTTNILLNERCGAKLADFGLSRSFPIDGECHVSTVVAGTPGYLDPEYYKTNWLSEKSDVYSFGVVLLEIVTNQPVINKMRERPHINEWVGFMLTKGDIKSIVDPKLMGDFDTNGAWKVVELALACVNPSSNRRPTMAHVVMELNECVAFENARRQGSEEMYSMASVDYSLSSASEFAPGAR
- the LOC104778109 gene encoding probable LRR receptor-like serine/threonine-protein kinase At1g51880, with the translated sequence MKSIHGFLLFLTIANGIFESVQAQDQSEFISLACGLVPKSTTFTEKTTNITYKSDANYIDSGLVGRIRDEYKPLLQQQAWTLRSFPDGKRNCYNFNLTAKSKYLIRGTFIYGNYDGLNQIPKFDIHIGPNKWTSIKMDGIGNGSAIHEMIHVLTQDRLQICLVKTGETTPFISSLELRPLNNNTYLTQSGSLIGFARVFFSPTPSFVRYDEDFHDRIWIRHLHNESVPISTDLLVDTGNLYDVPQAVAKTAAVPANASQPLSFDWTLDNITAQSYVYMHFAEIQTLKDGEIREFNITYNGGKNVYSYFRPEKLEITTLFSQTAMSSPDGNFSFSLTMTGNSTLPPLLNGLEIYKALDLLELETDQDEVSAMVNIKTTYDLSKKVSWQGDPCIPQSYRWEGLNCSYPDSEPPRIISLNLAENKLTGSITPEISKLTELIELDLSKNDLSGEIPAFFADMKLLKLLNLSGNLGLDSTIPDSLQQRINSKSLTLILSKAVTVTHNGKSKKVPMVVIVASVAGVFALLVILAIFFVLKRKYEKHAKASGPTSVPTVIVENETPSFNPSIVTKERRITYPEVLNMTNNFERVLGKGGFGTVYHGNFDDAQVAVKMLSHSSAQGYKEFKAEVELLLRVHHRYLVGLVGYCDDGDNLALIYEYMANGDLRENMLGKRGGRVLTWGNRMKIAVEAAQGLEYLHNGCRPLMVHRDVKSTNILLNEHSGAKLADFGLSRSFPIDGECHVSTVVAGTPGYLDPEYYKTNWLSEKSDVYSFGVVLLEIVTNQPVIDKTREIPHISEWVGFMLTNGDLKSIVDPKLMGDYDTNGAWKIVELAMACVNPSSKRRPTMAHVVMELNECVALENARRQGSEDMYTRRSVDFSHTSASEFSPRAR